From a region of the Kosakonia radicincitans DSM 16656 genome:
- the rdgC gene encoding recombination-associated protein RdgC gives MSQFKPKSLVVYRIQKALELDKLDEQLSELKYTPCGPNDMARSGWIPPLGEDVELLKHESNNLILLTVKHESKILPPATIKEIVRTRVQKLEKEQNRRLKKMEIQAVNDAVLAELIPKAFSKYSTTNIWVDTKSRLLLVETTSHKKADDVTALLRKTIGSLPIIPFTLETPVELTLTEWVKTGSLPPGLALCDEATLKDVLENGGVVTTKRQDLICDEIAHHIEAGKLVTKVALGWMNQMFFILNDNFIFSRLTFTEELIEQNDDISPEDHAQRFDADFVLFTSVVMEVLDTMIKALGGESPGLITTPSDEQQGVAAEAKQPEKTFH, from the coding sequence ATGAGCCAATTTAAACCCAAAAGCCTTGTAGTCTACCGCATCCAAAAAGCTCTGGAATTAGACAAGCTGGATGAACAGTTAAGTGAGTTGAAATACACTCCCTGCGGGCCTAATGATATGGCACGGTCAGGATGGATCCCGCCATTGGGTGAAGATGTCGAGCTGTTAAAGCATGAGTCGAATAATCTCATTCTTCTGACTGTTAAGCACGAATCGAAAATACTTCCTCCCGCGACCATCAAAGAAATTGTGCGAACCCGGGTTCAGAAACTGGAGAAAGAGCAAAACCGCAGGCTAAAGAAAATGGAGATCCAGGCCGTCAACGATGCCGTGCTCGCTGAGCTCATACCAAAGGCTTTCAGCAAATACAGCACTACAAACATTTGGGTGGATACTAAATCACGTCTACTGCTTGTTGAGACCACCAGCCATAAAAAAGCAGATGATGTAACAGCTTTGCTACGTAAAACTATTGGCTCACTTCCAATTATCCCATTCACGCTGGAAACGCCGGTAGAACTGACGTTAACAGAGTGGGTCAAAACAGGAAGTCTGCCGCCTGGCCTAGCTTTATGCGACGAAGCCACGCTCAAAGATGTGCTCGAAAACGGGGGGGTCGTTACAACAAAACGCCAGGATTTGATATGTGATGAGATCGCTCATCACATCGAGGCCGGAAAGCTTGTGACAAAGGTTGCACTGGGCTGGATGAACCAGATGTTTTTCATCCTGAATGACAATTTCATCTTTTCACGACTGACCTTTACGGAAGAACTTATTGAACAGAACGATGACATTTCGCCAGAAGATCACGCCCAAAGATTTGATGCCGATTTCGTTTTGTTTACCTCTGTTGTTATGGAGGTTCTGGACACAATGATAAAAGCCCTCGGGGGTGAAAGCCCAGGACTCATCACAACGCCGTCAGACGAACAACAAGGTGTCGCGGCAGAAGCCAAACAACCAGAAAAAACCTTCCATTAA
- a CDS encoding DNA adenine methylase, which translates to MKSVLKWVGAKHNIMASLKHVLPKGGRLIEPFGGSGAVMMNTNYPEYILADINSDLIDTYQSIFKSPEKVLSELKRLYCLGRSEDAYYELRSQFNNHDSASDTQAALFIYLNRFGHRGLCRYNRKGIFNVPWGYYANPYLPETELYAMAEKMSSATLLCASFQTTLSMARPGDVVYCDPPYVNPGRFTAYHASGFTPAMQIELTKLLQLLPERGVHVIASCHDAPDIRELYQAFAIHGVTARRSIFKGSGDGKKASEIFAVKLADNSKKGAAA; encoded by the coding sequence ATGAAAAGCGTTCTGAAGTGGGTAGGAGCCAAACACAACATTATGGCAAGTCTTAAGCATGTACTACCGAAAGGTGGTCGGCTTATTGAGCCCTTTGGCGGTTCAGGCGCTGTAATGATGAATACGAATTACCCAGAATACATTTTGGCCGATATTAATAGCGACCTGATCGATACATACCAGAGTATTTTTAAGTCGCCTGAAAAGGTACTTTCTGAGCTTAAACGCCTTTACTGTCTCGGGCGTTCTGAGGACGCCTATTATGAGCTGCGAAGCCAGTTCAATAATCATGATAGTGCAAGTGACACTCAAGCTGCTCTGTTTATCTATCTGAATAGGTTTGGCCATCGCGGACTATGCCGATACAACCGGAAAGGCATCTTTAACGTCCCCTGGGGTTATTACGCCAACCCCTATCTCCCAGAGACAGAGTTATACGCAATGGCTGAGAAAATGTCCTCAGCAACTTTACTTTGCGCCAGCTTCCAGACCACGCTATCAATGGCCCGCCCGGGTGATGTGGTGTATTGCGACCCACCATATGTTAATCCCGGCAGATTCACGGCTTACCATGCCAGCGGTTTTACACCCGCTATGCAGATTGAGCTTACCAAACTGCTCCAGTTGCTGCCTGAACGCGGGGTTCATGTCATCGCATCATGCCACGATGCGCCTGATATTCGTGAGCTTTATCAAGCCTTCGCTATTCATGGTGTGACTGCCCGGAGAAGCATATTTAAAGGCAGCGGGGATGGGAAAAAAGCTTCAGAAATCTTCGCGGTCAAATTAGCGGATAACTCGAAAAAGGGAGCTGCGGCATGA
- a CDS encoding phosphoadenosine phosphosulfate reductase family protein, with translation MSDLIDDNFIIPALSSIAGITTPLSGQTYRNAPDIDISCYDVIIICLSGGKDSIACLLHLIDIGVDLSRVELWHHDVDGREGSTLMDWPFMADYNRKIASTFQIPLMFSWLQGGMEGEMLKENGYSRPQCIETPDGLIIAERDIQRSTPATRLRFPQQSPSLKTRWCSSALKIDVGRRALTNQRRFDGKKVLFITGERRAESSNRFNYLQLEPHTSSCKKRQVDAWRPVLEWSEEQVWEILAKHRVTAPVPYRLGWGRSSCLTCIYNSARIWATIKHYFPERIHAMANYENRFGVTISRKRINVLDLSQNISPINITDEEALLQAVNPVYTLPVINMSKEWVLPGGAYNREKCGSD, from the coding sequence GTGAGTGATTTAATCGACGATAACTTTATTATTCCTGCACTGAGTAGCATAGCAGGCATCACCACGCCACTATCAGGACAAACGTACAGGAACGCTCCAGATATCGACATATCTTGCTATGACGTGATAATCATTTGCCTTAGCGGCGGAAAAGACTCCATAGCCTGCCTTCTCCACTTAATTGACATCGGGGTCGATCTGTCCAGGGTGGAACTCTGGCATCACGATGTTGATGGCCGCGAGGGAAGTACTTTAATGGACTGGCCATTTATGGCCGACTACAACCGCAAAATAGCTTCAACATTTCAGATACCGTTGATGTTCTCCTGGCTTCAGGGAGGAATGGAAGGTGAGATGCTGAAAGAGAATGGCTACAGTCGCCCGCAATGTATCGAAACCCCAGATGGATTAATAATCGCGGAACGTGATATCCAGCGAAGCACTCCCGCCACGCGACTTCGGTTCCCTCAGCAATCACCAAGCCTTAAAACACGTTGGTGCTCATCAGCACTAAAAATTGATGTTGGTCGGCGAGCACTCACAAATCAGAGACGCTTTGACGGAAAAAAGGTGCTTTTTATTACGGGGGAAAGGAGAGCGGAAAGCTCTAATAGATTCAATTACTTACAACTGGAGCCACATACCAGCAGTTGCAAAAAAAGACAAGTTGATGCCTGGAGGCCAGTACTTGAATGGTCTGAAGAACAAGTCTGGGAGATTTTAGCAAAACATCGTGTTACAGCCCCAGTACCGTATCGTCTTGGATGGGGTCGCAGTTCATGCTTAACGTGTATATACAACAGTGCTCGCATATGGGCAACCATCAAACATTATTTCCCCGAGCGTATTCACGCAATGGCCAACTATGAAAACCGCTTTGGGGTCACTATCAGTCGTAAACGAATAAATGTTCTGGATCTAAGCCAGAATATTTCTCCTATTAATATCACGGATGAGGAAGCGCTGCTGCAAGCGGTAAATCCGGTCTATACATTGCCCGTCATTAACATGTCAAAAGAATGGGTGCTACCTGGTGGGGCGTACAACCGGGAGAAATGCGGGTCAGACTAA
- a CDS encoding PerC family transcriptional regulator yields the protein MGQRKCAAAFLLAEEMYQIPATKSVILARDLEERGLYLRAARQWGEVMFEHTQCTEYIVEQRERCIRLSNSRHEDRIRQHEQASDLQYIHKHINDVYTRMGLKDDGVFNTA from the coding sequence ATGGGACAAAGAAAATGTGCAGCAGCGTTCCTGCTCGCTGAAGAAATGTACCAGATACCAGCGACCAAATCGGTGATACTTGCCCGGGACCTGGAAGAAAGAGGGTTGTATCTCCGCGCTGCCAGGCAATGGGGAGAGGTCATGTTTGAACATACCCAGTGTACTGAGTACATTGTTGAACAACGGGAACGTTGCATTCGGTTATCCAATTCTCGCCATGAAGACCGTATCAGACAGCATGAGCAGGCAAGTGATCTTCAATATATTCACAAGCATATTAATGATGTATACACACGGATGGGACTAAAAGACGATGGTGTCTTTAATACCGCCTGA
- the ssb gene encoding single-stranded DNA-binding protein yields MTNRGYSKVIIEGTVGREPEIRQHPTHGIYAKIYVTTSESSMEDKSGLEKITEEHYQIILLGQFADVARNHLHVGTGVYLEAQLRTRLIKEDGKERFFMDVLVNPVKGHVLRKVNVGGNKLVSRHLQQNRGQDHRQNTSYSRRPQNTNARPATPRNSPPTMENYYLGNQDEVPGSTGAYGTEIAF; encoded by the coding sequence ATGACTAATCGTGGCTATAGCAAAGTAATTATCGAAGGTACTGTAGGCCGTGAGCCTGAAATCCGACAACACCCTACCCACGGCATCTACGCAAAGATTTATGTAACAACATCTGAGTCCTCAATGGAGGATAAATCTGGTCTGGAGAAAATTACGGAAGAACACTATCAGATCATTTTGCTTGGTCAATTTGCTGATGTGGCCCGCAATCATCTTCATGTCGGGACAGGAGTGTACCTGGAGGCCCAATTGCGTACCCGCCTAATCAAGGAGGATGGTAAAGAACGCTTCTTTATGGACGTACTTGTCAACCCCGTGAAGGGGCATGTTCTTCGCAAAGTCAATGTAGGCGGTAATAAACTGGTGAGTCGTCACCTCCAGCAGAACCGTGGGCAGGATCACCGGCAGAATACCAGTTATAGCCGCAGGCCACAAAACACGAACGCGAGGCCAGCAACACCACGCAACTCGCCCCCAACAATGGAAAATTATTATTTGGGAAATCAGGATGAAGTTCCAGGAAGCACTGGTGCTTATGGAACTGAGATAGCCTTTTAA
- the dnaN gene encoding DNA polymerase III subunit beta, whose product MTDASTIDAVQPKARRLSFKELPGFDISAEALLKIIEMPCMVIRRSPAMKVLEMITLRLRGDCLSALGIDLNSAQITSKGTVSGGNGDMDVSVPATQLFSLIRNMRGEDEINVRFHAAKNHLVIRTDKNSYNIPVCLDHIPEIQAETLEHNYSVYFPTQMLSQIIKRVSHAAAQNDVRFYMNGVYLGIDNGQFIAVATDGHRMAVSSHDIDFSDDVGDEIQSPTAPTSISNTNAGVILPNGVFPVLHKILSGSQGQFKIDYSNRNLTFTLGSHTVISNLVDGRYPDWKRVASTVAKNTELFKVDPSELTTALKRATPLLKEGSPNNTSVCVMSFKDNALQLKSPGSNAISCKEVMDIAKEAGEPETIVDIGMNADYLLESLASLGACSEEGEAAQIALRDTTTGILISVNKNNYDIIMPVRV is encoded by the coding sequence ATGACAGACGCATCTACAATAGACGCAGTTCAACCAAAGGCAAGACGCTTATCATTTAAAGAGCTTCCAGGGTTTGATATTTCTGCTGAAGCACTTCTCAAAATTATCGAAATGCCGTGTATGGTTATTCGCCGGTCTCCTGCAATGAAAGTACTGGAGATGATCACGCTGCGGTTACGTGGGGATTGTCTTTCTGCCCTTGGCATTGACTTAAACTCTGCCCAAATTACCAGTAAAGGGACGGTATCGGGGGGCAATGGTGATATGGACGTATCAGTACCTGCAACACAACTCTTTTCTTTAATCCGCAACATGCGCGGCGAAGATGAAATTAACGTCCGCTTCCATGCGGCAAAAAACCATCTTGTCATTCGCACCGACAAAAACTCCTATAACATCCCGGTTTGCTTAGACCATATACCCGAAATTCAGGCTGAGACGCTGGAACATAATTACAGCGTTTACTTTCCAACGCAGATGCTGAGTCAGATTATCAAGCGTGTCAGCCACGCTGCGGCTCAGAACGATGTCCGCTTTTATATGAATGGGGTCTACCTCGGTATCGATAATGGCCAATTTATTGCTGTAGCCACTGATGGACATCGTATGGCCGTCAGTTCTCATGATATCGACTTCAGCGATGACGTGGGCGATGAGATTCAATCTCCGACAGCTCCTACCTCTATCAGTAACACGAATGCAGGTGTGATTTTACCCAACGGGGTTTTCCCCGTGCTCCATAAAATCCTGAGCGGTAGCCAGGGTCAATTCAAAATTGACTACAGCAACCGTAACCTGACATTTACGCTCGGAAGCCATACAGTCATTTCAAATCTTGTCGATGGCCGTTACCCGGACTGGAAGCGCGTGGCCAGCACGGTAGCCAAAAATACTGAACTGTTTAAGGTTGATCCTTCTGAACTCACCACCGCACTAAAACGCGCAACCCCATTGCTTAAAGAGGGCTCGCCAAACAACACCAGTGTTTGTGTGATGTCATTCAAAGACAACGCCCTACAGCTTAAGTCGCCCGGCTCAAATGCAATCAGTTGCAAAGAGGTGATGGACATTGCGAAAGAGGCAGGCGAGCCCGAAACAATTGTTGATATCGGTATGAATGCCGATTACCTCCTGGAATCACTGGCAAGCCTGGGGGCGTGTTCGGAAGAAGGAGAAGCCGCACAGATTGCTTTGCGTGATACAACGACCGGCATATTGATTTCAGTAAACAAAAACAATTACGACATCATCATGCCTGTCCGTGTCTGA
- a CDS encoding IS3-like element ISSen4 family transposase (programmed frameshift), whose translation MKKRFSDEQIISILREAEAGVPARELCRKHAISDATFYTWRKKYGGMEVPEVKRLKSLEEENARLKKLLAEAMLDKEALQVALGRKLLTTDQKREAVMLMCDATGLSKRRACRLTGLSLSTCRYEAHRPAADAHLSGRITGLALERRRFGYRRIWQLLRREGLHVNHKRVYRLYHLSGLGVKRRRRRKGLATERLPLLRPAAPNLTWSMDFVMDALSTGRRIKCLTCVDDFTKECLTVTVAFGISGVQVTRILDSIALFRGYPATIRTDQGPEFTCRALDQWAFEHGVELRLIQPGKPTQNGFIESFNGRFRDECLNEHWFSDIVHARKIINDWRQDYNECRPHSTLNYQTPSEFAAGWRKGHSENEDSDVTN comes from the exons CTCTGCCGCAAGCATGCCATTTCCGATGCCACGTTTTACACCTGGCGTAAGAAGTATGGCGGTATGGAGGTGCCTGAAGTTAAGCGCCTGAAGTCGCTTGAGGAAGAGAACGCCAGACTCAAGAAGCTGCTTGCCGAAGCCATGCTGGATAAAGAGGCGCTTCAGGTGGCTCTTGGGCGAAAGT TACTGACGACAGACCAGAAGCGGGAAGCCGTGATGTTGATGTGTGATGCGACCGGTCTGTCGAAACGTCGTGCCTGCAGGCTTACAGGTTTATCCCTGTCGACCTGCCGCTATGAGGCTCACCGTCCGGCTGCTGATGCGCATTTATCAGGGCGCATCACTGGGCTGGCACTGGAGCGCAGGCGTTTTGGCTACCGTCGTATTTGGCAGTTGCTGCGCCGTGAAGGGCTTCATGTTAATCATAAGCGTGTGTACCGGCTTTATCACCTCAGTGGCCTGGGCGTAAAACGCAGAAGACGTCGTAAAGGGCTGGCAACAGAACGTCTGCCGCTGCTCCGTCCGGCGGCGCCCAATCTGACCTGGTCGATGGATTTCGTCATGGACGCACTTTCCACCGGTCGCAGGATCAAGTGTCTTACCTGCGTCGATGATTTCACAAAGGAATGCCTGACGGTCACTGTTGCCTTTGGGATTTCAGGCGTTCAGGTCACGCGTATTCTGGACAGCATTGCACTGTTTCGAGGCTATCCGGCGACGATAAGAACTGACCAGGGGCCGGAGTTCACTTGCCGTGCACTGGATCAATGGGCCTTTGAGCATGGTGTTGAGTTGCGCTTAATCCAGCCGGGCAAGCCAACGCAGAACGGATTTATTGAGAGCTTTAACGGACGATTTCGCGATGAATGTTTGAATGAGCACTGGTTCAGCGATATCGTTCATGCCAGGAAAATTATTAATGACTGGCGGCAGGATTATAACGAATGCCGCCCGCACTCCACGCTGAATTATCAGACACCGTCTGAATTTGCAGCGGGCTGGAGAAAGGGGCATTCTGAGAATGAAGATTCCGACGTTACTAACTGA
- a CDS encoding HNH endonuclease yields the protein MSLSKKQRIVLRAKFGGRCAYCGEVLKEKGWHADHVEPVLRKSVQDMQAAARGKFKLKATGEVFNESANCLENLFPACAPCNLLKTTYSLEMFRKQISLQVERARKSSMNFRTAERFGQISIVEKPIVFWFEQYSEKNGAIK from the coding sequence ATGTCTCTGTCAAAAAAACAAAGAATAGTACTGAGGGCTAAATTTGGTGGTCGATGTGCATATTGTGGCGAGGTACTGAAAGAAAAAGGTTGGCACGCTGATCACGTAGAACCTGTGCTAAGGAAATCCGTCCAGGATATGCAAGCTGCGGCCAGAGGGAAATTTAAGCTTAAGGCTACCGGTGAAGTGTTTAATGAAAGTGCCAACTGCTTAGAAAATCTTTTCCCAGCCTGTGCGCCCTGCAATCTGCTCAAAACAACATATTCACTGGAAATGTTCCGCAAACAAATAAGTTTACAGGTTGAAAGGGCACGGAAGAGTAGTATGAATTTCAGAACGGCAGAAAGATTCGGCCAGATAAGCATTGTAGAGAAACCCATTGTTTTCTGGTTTGAACAGTATTCAGAGAAAAATGGTGCTATCAAATAA